From Coturnix japonica isolate 7356 chromosome 1, Coturnix japonica 2.1, whole genome shotgun sequence, the proteins below share one genomic window:
- the LOC107307985 gene encoding G-protein coupled receptor 183-like isoform X1, whose amino-acid sequence MYTFPPGRSREQGPCHRLQLSQDPLNPGSSEDHRSTELPAETPVAEMDTFTTSQTNSSTCDLYEHKDTARIILSVFYSLILVLGVLGNTIALTVIFKNRKKINSTTLYSTNLVLSDLLFCIALPTRIAYYAMGFHWPFGEALCRITALLFYINTYAGVNFMTCLSIDRFFAVVHPFRYKIRRIKYAKGICVFIWFLVFSQTFPLLIQPMTHEENERTTCMEYPNFEKIAHLPFILLAACLVGYVIPLGIILFCYSQISCKLFQTAKENPLTEKSGINRKAINTILFVIIVFIICFTPYHVAIIQHMIKKLQYQPLCNENQIFQKSLHYTVFLMNFNCCLDPFIYFFACKGYKRTVLKILRRQVSVSISSAARSHHEESSRDVGETQMMVLAKSSNGKLPEKSSL is encoded by the exons AT GTACACGTTCCCCCCAGGTAGAAGCAGAGAACAAGGGCCATGCCATAGACTGCAGTTATCCCAGGACCCACTGAATCCAGGAAGCTCTGAAGATCACAG GTCCACTGAGCTTCCTGCAGAAACACCAGTTGCAGAAATGGACACTTTCACAACTTCTCAGACAAACAGTTCTACCTGTGACTTGTATGAACATAAGGATACAGCAAGGATAATCCTATCTGTGTTCTACAGCCTCATCTTAGTTCTTGGAGTACTCGGAAACACGATTGCCCTcactgtcatttttaaaaacagaaagaagataaaCTCTACTACCCTCTATTCAACAAACCTCGTCCTCTCAGACCTACTGTTCTGTATTGCCCTGCCTACAAGGATAGCCTACTATGCCATGGGATTCCACTGGCCGTTCGGAGAAGCATTATGTCGAATAACTGCTCTCTTGTTTTACATTAACACTTACGCAGGTGTGAACTTCATGACGTGTCTGAGTATCGACAGATTTTTCGCCGTCGTCCATCCATTCCGATACAAGATCAGAAGGATTAAATATGCCAAGGGCATTTGTGTATTTATCTGGTTTCTTGTATTCAGCCAAACTTTCCCACTGCTTATACAGCCCATGacacatgaagaaaatgaaaggactACATGTATGGAATACCCAAACTTTGAAAAAATAGCCCATTTACCATTTATACTTCTTGCCGCCTGTTTAGTAGGATACGTTATTCCCCTTGGAATTATACTGTTTTGTTATTCTCAAATTAGCTGCAAACTTTTTCAAACGGCCAAGGAAAATCCACTGACTGAAAAATCTGGGATAAACAGAAAAGCTATCAACACAATCCTATTTGTAATTATAGTGTTCATCATCTGCTTTACCCCTTATCATGTTGCAATCATACAACACATGATTAAGAAGCTTCAGTATCAACCATTATGCAATGAAAACCAAATTTTCCAGAAGTCACTCCATTATACCGTGTTTTTGATGAATTTTAATTGCTGTCTAGATCCTTTCATCTATTTCTTTGCATGCAAAGGATACAAAAGGACTGTACTTAAAATTCTGAGGCGACAAGTGAGCGTATCAATTTCAAGTGCTGCCAGATCACACCATGAAGAAAGCTCACGCGATGTGGGAGAAACACAAATGATGGTACTTGCAAAATCTTCCAATGGAAAATTACCCGAAAAATCAAGTCTGTAA
- the LOC107307985 gene encoding G-protein coupled receptor 183-like isoform X2, with translation MSTELPAETPVAEMDTFTTSQTNSSTCDLYEHKDTARIILSVFYSLILVLGVLGNTIALTVIFKNRKKINSTTLYSTNLVLSDLLFCIALPTRIAYYAMGFHWPFGEALCRITALLFYINTYAGVNFMTCLSIDRFFAVVHPFRYKIRRIKYAKGICVFIWFLVFSQTFPLLIQPMTHEENERTTCMEYPNFEKIAHLPFILLAACLVGYVIPLGIILFCYSQISCKLFQTAKENPLTEKSGINRKAINTILFVIIVFIICFTPYHVAIIQHMIKKLQYQPLCNENQIFQKSLHYTVFLMNFNCCLDPFIYFFACKGYKRTVLKILRRQVSVSISSAARSHHEESSRDVGETQMMVLAKSSNGKLPEKSSL, from the exons AT GTCCACTGAGCTTCCTGCAGAAACACCAGTTGCAGAAATGGACACTTTCACAACTTCTCAGACAAACAGTTCTACCTGTGACTTGTATGAACATAAGGATACAGCAAGGATAATCCTATCTGTGTTCTACAGCCTCATCTTAGTTCTTGGAGTACTCGGAAACACGATTGCCCTcactgtcatttttaaaaacagaaagaagataaaCTCTACTACCCTCTATTCAACAAACCTCGTCCTCTCAGACCTACTGTTCTGTATTGCCCTGCCTACAAGGATAGCCTACTATGCCATGGGATTCCACTGGCCGTTCGGAGAAGCATTATGTCGAATAACTGCTCTCTTGTTTTACATTAACACTTACGCAGGTGTGAACTTCATGACGTGTCTGAGTATCGACAGATTTTTCGCCGTCGTCCATCCATTCCGATACAAGATCAGAAGGATTAAATATGCCAAGGGCATTTGTGTATTTATCTGGTTTCTTGTATTCAGCCAAACTTTCCCACTGCTTATACAGCCCATGacacatgaagaaaatgaaaggactACATGTATGGAATACCCAAACTTTGAAAAAATAGCCCATTTACCATTTATACTTCTTGCCGCCTGTTTAGTAGGATACGTTATTCCCCTTGGAATTATACTGTTTTGTTATTCTCAAATTAGCTGCAAACTTTTTCAAACGGCCAAGGAAAATCCACTGACTGAAAAATCTGGGATAAACAGAAAAGCTATCAACACAATCCTATTTGTAATTATAGTGTTCATCATCTGCTTTACCCCTTATCATGTTGCAATCATACAACACATGATTAAGAAGCTTCAGTATCAACCATTATGCAATGAAAACCAAATTTTCCAGAAGTCACTCCATTATACCGTGTTTTTGATGAATTTTAATTGCTGTCTAGATCCTTTCATCTATTTCTTTGCATGCAAAGGATACAAAAGGACTGTACTTAAAATTCTGAGGCGACAAGTGAGCGTATCAATTTCAAGTGCTGCCAGATCACACCATGAAGAAAGCTCACGCGATGTGGGAGAAACACAAATGATGGTACTTGCAAAATCTTCCAATGGAAAATTACCCGAAAAATCAAGTCTGTAA